One segment of Deltaproteobacteria bacterium DNA contains the following:
- the pgeF gene encoding peptidoglycan editing factor PgeF, with the protein MTQLPSATSWLQAEGWTSFLGLVHGFSRRLLDREEALTTLGARDLPPHMLKQVHGDCIVTVTQRSPQQERSEADGLISAEAGVLLGIATADCVPVLMVAPSQHLTVAVHAGWRGTLKGISRRAVAMLVETWGVTPSDVYVALGPSIGGCCYEVGPEVGEAIVQRWQIRSASAWRSTGTKGFLDLREVNAVQIAEAGVPLSQIRNIGPCTFCDSTFASYRREGVGAGRQLSVIGWRER; encoded by the coding sequence ATGACCCAGCTCCCATCGGCAACGTCCTGGCTTCAGGCGGAAGGGTGGACGTCCTTCCTTGGGCTCGTGCATGGATTTTCGCGGCGTTTGCTTGATCGTGAGGAGGCGCTGACCACACTTGGCGCTCGTGACTTGCCGCCCCACATGCTCAAACAAGTGCATGGAGACTGTATTGTCACGGTCACTCAACGCTCTCCCCAGCAAGAAAGATCGGAAGCCGATGGCCTGATCTCGGCAGAAGCCGGCGTTTTACTGGGCATTGCTACGGCGGATTGCGTGCCGGTCTTGATGGTTGCTCCGTCCCAGCATCTTACCGTTGCCGTCCATGCCGGTTGGCGCGGGACCTTGAAAGGCATCTCCCGTCGTGCGGTCGCGATGCTCGTGGAGACGTGGGGAGTCACGCCCTCGGACGTGTATGTCGCTCTTGGGCCTTCTATTGGAGGATGCTGTTACGAAGTCGGCCCGGAAGTCGGTGAGGCGATTGTCCAACGCTGGCAGATTCGCAGCGCTTCCGCGTGGCGGTCTACCGGGACGAAGGGGTTCCTCGATCTGAGAGAAGTCAATGCTGTCCAGATTGCTGAGGCTGGGGTGCCGCTCTCGCAGATTCGCAACATCGGGCCGTGCACCTTTTGCGATTCCACGTTCGCTTCGTATCGACGAGAGGGGGTGGGGGCTGGTCGTCAGTTGAGCGTGATCGGGTGGCGGGAGCGCTGA
- a CDS encoding NAD(P)-dependent glycerol-3-phosphate dehydrogenase — MRVAVIGAGGWGTALALLLTREGHAVRLWGRNPDFCARVQQHRENTIYLPGARLSEQLLISSSLVQVLEEAEVIVMVVPSHAMRAVAREVAPLLQGKPFVVSATKGIEEDSLLTMSRVLGETMGTSSDESIAVLSGPSFAAEVARQYPTAVTVAAHKSAVASAIQKVFSSQRFRVYTTTDVLGVEIGGAVKNVIALAAGVSDGLGHGHSARAALITRGLAEIQRLARHLGAEARTLSGLSGIGDLILTCTSDLSRNYRVGVRLAQGESIDSICQSMAMVAEGIRTSRSVFALAQQLGVEMPIVAQVHALLYEGKSAQRSVADLLAREMKPEFPYEEN; from the coding sequence ATGCGTGTTGCGGTGATTGGCGCTGGCGGATGGGGAACGGCGCTGGCCCTGCTGCTGACGCGCGAAGGCCATGCCGTCCGACTGTGGGGGCGAAATCCGGACTTCTGCGCGAGAGTTCAACAACATCGCGAGAATACCATCTACCTGCCCGGGGCGCGGCTGTCCGAGCAACTCCTGATTTCCTCGTCTCTTGTACAAGTGTTGGAAGAAGCTGAAGTTATTGTCATGGTGGTGCCATCGCACGCCATGCGGGCCGTGGCGAGGGAGGTTGCCCCGCTTTTGCAGGGGAAACCGTTTGTCGTCAGTGCGACCAAAGGCATTGAGGAAGATTCTTTGCTCACGATGAGCCGCGTCTTGGGCGAAACGATGGGCACAAGCTCCGACGAGTCCATCGCCGTCCTTTCCGGTCCCAGCTTCGCTGCCGAGGTGGCGCGCCAATACCCCACTGCGGTGACTGTCGCCGCACATAAGAGCGCGGTTGCCTCCGCCATACAAAAAGTCTTTTCTTCTCAACGGTTTCGCGTCTATACGACCACCGATGTGCTGGGAGTCGAAATCGGTGGGGCGGTAAAAAACGTGATCGCTTTAGCTGCCGGGGTGAGCGACGGGCTCGGCCATGGCCATAGTGCACGCGCCGCGCTGATTACCCGAGGTTTGGCCGAAATCCAACGCCTTGCTCGTCATCTTGGGGCCGAGGCGCGAACGTTGTCCGGCCTGTCCGGCATTGGCGATCTGATTTTGACCTGTACGAGCGACTTGAGCAGAAACTACCGGGTCGGCGTGCGTCTTGCCCAAGGAGAATCCATCGATAGCATCTGCCAGAGCATGGCTATGGTTGCCGAGGGGATACGGACCAGCCGCTCGGTTTTTGCTCTCGCGCAGCAGTTGGGAGTGGAGATGCCTATTGTCGCCCAGGTGCATGCGTTGTTGTATGAAGGGAAGTCCGCGCAACGAAGCGTGGCCGATCTTCTGGCTCGGGAAATGAAACCCGAATTTCCTTACGAGGAAAATTGA